A genomic window from Salinicoccus sp. RF5 includes:
- the abc-f gene encoding ribosomal protection-like ABC-F family protein, protein MNELSVRLKDVHVTFGNKDLFHIEALSAYMNDRIAIIGPNGAGKSTLLKMIAGTFNDFEGSVQVETDFNYFSQIGEPAVPVGEDFNFELLSRLNVPDNEGLSGGEETKFRLAHTLSEYKLGLLLDEPTTHLDEAGVELLIDELKYYYGTLICVSHDRHFINSIVEKIWEVSDGNVKEYIGNYDDYVAQKEIERLETERQHENFIKEKKRLEEAARKQLEKASRMGSGDKSRKQDVKPDRLSSSKQKDTVQKQAFKAAKAIESRIGQLDEVEQLAADRQLRFPMPKSMEIHNKFPIMAQDLTVQRGEKVLLDNVSFQFPLGKVIAITGSNGSGKSSLLHEIRNYAPGMDISPKVTIETYRQMDYRMSTDAPVLSHLMKQTEYREPVVRSILQNLGFKKDEVSKPLHNLSGGEATRVSLALLFVKPSNVIILDEPTNFIDLDTIEALESFIEAYEGTVILTSHDKYFVERVADIVYRIEDGKLKIVD, encoded by the coding sequence GTATATGAACGACAGGATAGCCATCATCGGCCCGAACGGGGCAGGCAAGTCGACACTGCTGAAGATGATTGCAGGCACATTCAACGATTTCGAGGGCAGTGTGCAGGTGGAGACGGACTTCAATTATTTCTCCCAGATCGGGGAACCCGCGGTTCCAGTCGGTGAAGATTTCAACTTCGAACTACTGAGCCGGCTGAATGTGCCGGACAACGAAGGACTCAGTGGCGGTGAGGAGACGAAGTTCCGTCTCGCTCACACATTGTCCGAGTACAAGCTCGGTCTGCTGCTGGATGAACCGACGACGCATCTTGATGAGGCGGGCGTCGAACTGCTGATCGATGAACTGAAGTACTATTACGGTACTTTGATATGCGTCAGCCACGACCGGCATTTCATCAACAGCATCGTTGAAAAGATATGGGAAGTGTCGGATGGTAACGTAAAGGAATATATAGGAAACTATGATGACTACGTCGCTCAGAAGGAAATCGAGCGGCTCGAGACTGAAAGGCAGCATGAAAACTTTATAAAAGAGAAGAAAAGGCTTGAGGAGGCGGCCAGGAAGCAGCTGGAGAAGGCGAGCAGGATGGGGTCTGGAGACAAGTCCAGAAAGCAGGATGTGAAACCCGACCGTCTGAGCTCAAGCAAGCAGAAGGACACGGTGCAGAAACAGGCATTCAAGGCCGCGAAAGCGATTGAATCGAGAATAGGCCAGTTGGATGAAGTCGAACAGTTGGCGGCGGACAGACAACTGAGGTTCCCCATGCCGAAATCGATGGAGATCCATAACAAATTCCCGATCATGGCGCAGGACCTCACCGTTCAGCGGGGAGAAAAGGTGCTGCTCGATAATGTCAGCTTCCAGTTTCCCCTGGGGAAAGTCATAGCAATAACCGGCAGCAATGGCTCGGGTAAATCGAGCTTGCTTCATGAAATCAGGAACTATGCCCCAGGCATGGACATTTCTCCGAAAGTCACAATCGAGACCTACAGGCAGATGGACTACAGGATGTCTACAGACGCGCCCGTCCTCAGTCATCTCATGAAACAGACGGAGTACAGGGAGCCGGTCGTGAGGAGCATCCTTCAGAATCTCGGGTTTAAAAAAGATGAGGTGTCGAAGCCACTGCATAACTTGAGTGGCGGTGAGGCGACCCGTGTCTCCCTGGCACTGCTGTTCGTGAAGCCGTCGAATGTCATCATACTCGATGAGCCGACGAACTTCATCGACCTGGATACGATCGAAGCACTGGAGTCCTTCATCGAAGCTTACGAAGGCACAGTCATCCTGACCTCCCACGACAAGTACTTCGTCGAACGGGTGGCGGATATCGTCTACCGGATTGAAGATGGGAAGCTTAAGATTGTAGATTGA
- a CDS encoding type I toxin-antitoxin system Fst family toxin, producing the protein MYSTLFEVLVAPVITGVTLTLFAYWLNNRDD; encoded by the coding sequence ATGTACAGCACCCTATTTGAAGTTTTGGTTGCACCTGTCATCACAGGTGTAACCCTCACGTTGTTCGCCTATTGGCTCAACAATCGTGACGACTGA